One genomic segment of Paenibacillus durus includes these proteins:
- the hypD gene encoding hydrogenase formation protein HypD: MLSELEPFRNETLAEGLVKAIQRYDGRPVSIMEVCGTHTMAISRYGIRELLPPNVRLISGPGCPVCVTPSFYLKSALELCRREDTIVATFGDMMRIPYKGVSLLTEKALGRDIRMVYSPLDSLDIARQHPDKTVIFLSVGFETTVPVTAIAVLEAAQQGLDNFMILSANKTIPAAMHLLSSDPEVAVDGFLYPGHVSAVIGSGLYEELAKAYGIPGAVTGFDPADILGSILYVLEQIRDKKATVANLYSMVVQPGGNPIARGKIDEVFEPSNAVWRGLGQIPGSGLRLREKYRAFDAWGLINGSVEERDEEARGCRCGDILKGKCLPSDCKLFGKACTPETPVGSCMVSSEGTCAAYYRYQ, encoded by the coding sequence ATGCTTAGTGAACTGGAACCATTCAGAAATGAAACGTTGGCGGAAGGCCTGGTGAAGGCCATCCAGCGCTATGACGGCAGGCCCGTTTCAATTATGGAGGTGTGCGGCACCCATACGATGGCGATCTCCCGTTATGGAATTCGGGAGCTGCTGCCGCCGAACGTCAGGCTCATTTCGGGACCGGGCTGTCCGGTCTGTGTAACCCCGAGCTTTTACCTGAAATCAGCTTTGGAGCTCTGCAGGAGAGAGGATACCATCGTGGCTACTTTCGGTGACATGATGCGGATTCCGTATAAGGGCGTCAGCCTGCTGACCGAGAAGGCGCTGGGCAGAGATATCCGTATGGTCTATTCCCCGCTGGACAGTCTGGATATCGCCCGACAGCACCCGGACAAGACCGTCATCTTTCTGTCCGTTGGGTTTGAGACGACGGTTCCCGTTACGGCAATCGCGGTTCTGGAGGCCGCACAGCAGGGGCTTGACAATTTCATGATCCTGTCAGCGAATAAAACGATTCCGGCGGCGATGCACCTGCTGTCTTCGGACCCTGAAGTCGCCGTTGACGGGTTCCTGTATCCCGGCCATGTCAGCGCGGTGATCGGCTCTGGCCTTTACGAGGAACTGGCCAAGGCGTATGGGATTCCGGGAGCCGTCACCGGGTTCGACCCGGCGGATATTTTGGGCTCGATCCTCTACGTGCTGGAGCAAATCCGGGACAAGAAGGCCACCGTCGCCAACTTGTATTCCATGGTTGTTCAACCGGGTGGCAATCCGATTGCCCGGGGAAAAATCGATGAGGTATTCGAGCCTTCAAATGCCGTCTGGCGGGGACTCGGACAGATCCCGGGCTCAGGCCTTCGGCTTCGTGAGAAATACAGAGCCTTTGATGCATGGGGCCTGATAAACGGCTCCGTGGAGGAACGGGACGAGGAAGCGCGCGGCTGCCGCTGCGGCGATATTTTGAAAGGAAAATGCCTCCCATCCGATTGCAAGCTGTTTGGAAAAGCATGCACGCCCGAAACCCCGGTCGGTTCCTGTATGGTGTCGAGCGAAGGGACCTGTGCGGCATATTACCGATATCAATAG
- a CDS encoding HypC/HybG/HupF family hydrogenase formation chaperone, whose translation MCLAIPGVVESVSGDRAVIDITGIRREVSIALVDQVNVGDYLLVHAGCAIAIIDKQEAMETLELLNQLAGNIHA comes from the coding sequence ATGTGTTTGGCAATACCCGGAGTAGTAGAAAGCGTAAGCGGCGACAGGGCGGTGATCGATATTACCGGTATCCGGAGGGAAGTGTCCATTGCCCTGGTTGACCAGGTGAACGTTGGAGATTACCTGCTCGTTCATGCGGGCTGTGCGATTGCGATCATCGATAAGCAGGAAGCGATGGAGACGCTGGAGCTGCTTAATCAGCTGGCGGGGAATATCCATGCTTAG